The genomic region GCGAGTCAGCTTTGGCGATCGCCCGGGAGAATGCCCGCCGTGCGGGATTGGGCGATCGCATTCTCTTTTATTGTGGTTCTTGGTTTGAACCCCTCGCCTCCATGGGCGGTCAACTCAGTGGCATCGTGTCCAATCCCCCCTACATTCCCAGCACCCAAATCGCCGAACTGCAGCCGGAAGTCGCCGAACACGAGCCGCGACAGGCCCTCGATGGCGGTGCCGACGGTTTGGATTGCATTCGGGCGATCGTTGCTGGCGCCCCGGCGTACCTCGTTCCCGGCGGCATTCTCCTATTCGAGATGATGGCCGGACAAGCGTCGTCCGCGCGCCATTTACTTGAAACTGAGGGAAGTTATACCGGAATTGAGATATTCTCGGATTTAGCGGGAATCGAGCGGTTTGCTCTGGCCTATCGCCGCTAATTGTCGATCCCGATTCCGACTGCGAGGCGATCGCAGGCGATCGCCCCTTGTCCGAGACTCTCTGCCAACAGCAATGACCCTAGTTTCCCCCGACACCTTAATTTCAGGCGCCCGCGCCGGACAGCTCGTCAGTTTTCCCACCGATACCGTTCCGGCCCTCGCGGCCCGCAGCGATCGCGCCGAGCTGATTTTTACCGCCAAACAGCGCAGCCCGGACAAGCCCCTCATTTTAATGGGCGCCAGCCTCGAAGACTTGATGCCTTACGTCCTCGGATCCGCCGTCGAATTAGAAGCGTGGCGGGCTCTCGCCCGTCGATACTGGCCCGGGGCGCTGACCTTAGTGCTGCCCGCCTCGGCGGCAGTTCCCCGGGCGATGAACCCCCTCGATCCGTCTACCATCGGTCTGAGGGTTCCCGATTGCGCGATCGCCCGCGAAATCCTCGCCCAAACTGGACCGTTAGCCACCACCAGCGCTAATTTAAGCGGTCAGCCGCCCTTACAACGGCTTGCGGAGATCGATCGCGCCTTTGACGGCGTACTGACCTTGGATCCCGAGGCGATCGGCCCTTTACCCCCCGCCAGTGGCTTACCCTCTACCGTCGCCAAATGGATCGGCGATCGGTGGGAAATCCTGCGTCAAGGCTCGGTCAACTTACAATTGCCCACTTAACTCAAAAGCGCTTATGAACTGGAGTAATTGGCTGTATCTCGCCACGGGTCTAGGCATCGGTTGGGCTTTACATCGGTGGGTCACGTCGCGCCCACAGGCGACGGAAAGCGACACGAGTGCAGATGTATCTTCTCCCGAGGACGAAGCGGATCGCGCCTCGTTGGTGCGACAACTCGAACACCTGCAATTGCAATATCAAATGGCCGTGCAGATGTGCCAATTTCGTGCCGGATTCCTCTCCCGGGTTTCCCACGAATTGCGCGCGCCG from Oxynema aestuarii AP17 harbors:
- a CDS encoding L-threonylcarbamoyladenylate synthase, translated to MTLVSPDTLISGARAGQLVSFPTDTVPALAARSDRAELIFTAKQRSPDKPLILMGASLEDLMPYVLGSAVELEAWRALARRYWPGALTLVLPASAAVPRAMNPLDPSTIGLRVPDCAIAREILAQTGPLATTSANLSGQPPLQRLAEIDRAFDGVLTLDPEAIGPLPPASGLPSTVAKWIGDRWEILRQGSVNLQLPT